In the Enterobacter cloacae subsp. cloacae ATCC 13047 genome, GCGGCATCCCAGCCAAGGCTTGTCGGTTTGTGTCCGACAATACGCGCATCAATCAGCTGATGCGTGGCATTACTGCCCGGACGGGTAATATCACCCGCGTACCACACTTCGTCGCCCGGTTTGAAGCCGGTGACGCTTGTCCCCACCGCTTTGATGACACCGCTGGCATCCCAGCCGAGAATGCGTGGCGCCTGCAGGCCGTTTTTAACAAGACTCGCATGCACTTTGGTATCGACCGGGTTGATGGAAACGGCTTTCACTTCCACCAGCAGATCGTGTTCACCGGGCTGTGGCATCGGTTGGGTGATCTCAATAAAAGCTGCGGGATTTTCAGGATTAACGGCAATGGCTTTAACAGACATGATCAACTCCTCAATGGAATGCGTTTTGTTGAGGCTAGTCTATTAAGTGGTCATGCGCATGATAAGATGGACAATCAAGAACGGAGTGTTCGTATGGGGTGAACAATCATGTTTAAACAGCTTCAGGATATGGCGCTGTTTGCGCTGGTGGCGGAGATGGGGAGTTTTACCGCCGCAGCGCAGAAAGCAGACCTGCCGAAATCCAGCGTTAGCCAGCGGATTAGCCAGCTTGAGCAGCAGGTGGGGATCCGCCTGCTAAACCGCACCACGCGCAGGCTGAATCTGACCTTTGCGGGGGAGCACTATCTGGTGCATTGTCGCGAGATGCTGGCGGCCAGCGAAAGGGCGGAGTATGCCATTCAGCGGCTGCGTGAAAACCCCAGCGGGCGGCTTCGTATCACCTGCCCGGCGGGCATTGGCGCGACGTTACTGGCACACCTGAATGCCGAGTTTCAGCTCCGCTATCCTGACGTTTCGCTGGATGTCTCTATTTCTGACGATGTGCTCGATCTGGTGGAGTCTGGTTTTGACGTGGCGCTGCGTACCGGTAAACCGCAGGACTCCTCGCTGATTGGCCGCATGATTGGCCACTGTCCGCGCTATATGCTGGCCTCACCGGAATATCTGGCACGCCGGGAGCCGCTGCACCATCCCCGCCAGCTGGTGGATCACCGTTGTATTACCCACAAGGCCTGGTCTGAATGGCTCCTGCAAAGCGAGAGTGAGGATTACCGCTATCTGCCGGACAATGCGCATATGACGGATAATCTTGTGTATGCCCGTGAGTGCGCGGTAGCTGGTGCGGGAATCACACTCTTACCCGCTTTTTTGCTGGAAGATAAAATTGAAAAAGGGGCGCTGGTGCAGGTGCTACCGGAGTGGAACGTTGAAGGAAACGATCTCTGGCTCGCCTATCCGAGCCGTAAGCTCAATTCGCCTGCGCTGATGAGCTATATCGACTTTGCGATGCAGTGTGATGAGGTGAAGCGGTTTTACGTGGGCGGGTGATTATGTGCGGCCTGATGCCCTCACCCTGACCCTCTCCCACGGGGAGAGGGCACAAACATAAAAACGGCAACCGAAGTTGCCGTTTTACTTTTATTTCGCAATACGCTTGTACTTAATACGCTTCGGCTCCAGCGCGTCTGCGCCCAGCGTGCGTTTCTTGTACTCTTCGTATTCGGTGAAGTTACCTTCGAAGAACTCCACTTTCCCTTCATCCTGGTAGTCCAGAATGTGGGTGGCGATACGGTCAAGGAACCAACGGTCGTGCGAGATAACCATGGCACAGCCCGGGAACTCCAGAAGGGCGTTTTCCAGCGCGCGCAGGGTTTCGATGTCGAGGTCGTTGGTTGGTTCATCGAGCAGCAGTACGTTACCGCCAACCTGCAGCAGCTTCGCCAGATGCAGACGACCACGCTCACCACCGGACAACTCGCCGACGCGTTTACCCTGATCGGTACCTTTGAAGTTAAAGCGGCCAACATAGGCGCGGCTTGGCATCTCGGTGTTGCCGATACGCATGATATCCAGCCCGCCGGACACTTCTTCCCACACGGTTTTGCTGTTATCCATTGCGTCACGGAACTGGTCAACGGACGCCAGTTTCACCGTTTCACCCAGGGTGATAGAACCGCTGTCTGGCTGCTCCTGACCGGACATCATACGGAACAGGGTGGATTTACCCGCGCCGTTCGGACCGATGATACCGACGATGGCACCCTTCGGTACGGAGAAGGAGAGATCGTCGATCAGCACGCGGTCACCGTAAGATTTACGCAGGTTGCTGACTTCGACCACTTTATCCCCCAGACGCGCGCCAGGTGGAATAAACAGTTCGTTGGTTTCGTTACGTTTCTGGTATTCGGTGTTGTTCAGCTCTTCGAAGCGTGCCAGACGGGCTTTGCCCTTAGACTGACGGCCCTTCGTGCCCTGACGTACCCACTCCAGCTCTTTCTCAATAGACTTACGGCGTGCTGCTTCAGCAGACGCTTCCTGCGCCAGACGCTGATCTTTCTGCTCCAGCCAGGAAGAGTAGTTGCCTTCCCATGGGATACCCTCGCCGCGGTCCAGCTCCAGGATCCAGCCCGCCACGTTGTCGAGGAAGTAACGGTCGTGGGTGATCGCCACCACGGTGCCTTCGAAGTCGTGCAGGAAGCGTTCCAGCCACGCCACGGATTCCGCATCCAGGTGGTTAGTGGGTTCGTCGAGCAGCAGCATGTCTGGTTTTTCCAGCAGCAGACGGCACAGCGCCACGCGGCGACGCTCACCACCGGAGAGGTTGGCGATTTTCGCATCCCAGTCCGGCAGACGCAGGGCGTCAGCGGCGCGCTCCAGCTGCACGTTCAGGTTGTGACCGTCGTGCGCCTGGATAATCTCTTCAAATTTGCCTTGCTGAGCGGCCAGTTTATCGAAGTCCGCATCTGGCTCGGCGTATTTGGCATACACTTCATCCAGACCTTTCAGCGCGTTAACCACTTCGGATACCGCTTCTTCAACCGATTCACGAACGGTGTGTTCAGGGTTCAGCTGAGGTTCCTGCGGCAGGTAGCCAATTTTGATGCCTGGCTGCGGACGGGCTTCACCTTCGATGTCTGTATCGATGCCGGCCATGATGCGCAGCAGGGTGGACTTACCGGCACCGTTGAGGCCCAGAACACCGATTTTTGCGCCCGGGAAGAAGCTCAGCGAGATATTTTTAAGAATATGACGTTTCGGCGGTACCACTTTGCCGACACGATGCATGGTATAAACGAATTGAGCCACGTTGGACTTCGCCTCTTTTATCGTGATGA is a window encoding:
- a CDS encoding LysR family transcriptional regulator, which codes for MFKQLQDMALFALVAEMGSFTAAAQKADLPKSSVSQRISQLEQQVGIRLLNRTTRRLNLTFAGEHYLVHCREMLAASERAEYAIQRLRENPSGRLRITCPAGIGATLLAHLNAEFQLRYPDVSLDVSISDDVLDLVESGFDVALRTGKPQDSSLIGRMIGHCPRYMLASPEYLARREPLHHPRQLVDHRCITHKAWSEWLLQSESEDYRYLPDNAHMTDNLVYARECAVAGAGITLLPAFLLEDKIEKGALVQVLPEWNVEGNDLWLAYPSRKLNSPALMSYIDFAMQCDEVKRFYVGG
- the ettA gene encoding energy-dependent translational throttle protein EttA, with translation MAQFVYTMHRVGKVVPPKRHILKNISLSFFPGAKIGVLGLNGAGKSTLLRIMAGIDTDIEGEARPQPGIKIGYLPQEPQLNPEHTVRESVEEAVSEVVNALKGLDEVYAKYAEPDADFDKLAAQQGKFEEIIQAHDGHNLNVQLERAADALRLPDWDAKIANLSGGERRRVALCRLLLEKPDMLLLDEPTNHLDAESVAWLERFLHDFEGTVVAITHDRYFLDNVAGWILELDRGEGIPWEGNYSSWLEQKDQRLAQEASAEAARRKSIEKELEWVRQGTKGRQSKGKARLARFEELNNTEYQKRNETNELFIPPGARLGDKVVEVSNLRKSYGDRVLIDDLSFSVPKGAIVGIIGPNGAGKSTLFRMMSGQEQPDSGSITLGETVKLASVDQFRDAMDNSKTVWEEVSGGLDIMRIGNTEMPSRAYVGRFNFKGTDQGKRVGELSGGERGRLHLAKLLQVGGNVLLLDEPTNDLDIETLRALENALLEFPGCAMVISHDRWFLDRIATHILDYQDEGKVEFFEGNFTEYEEYKKRTLGADALEPKRIKYKRIAK